Genomic segment of Tomitella fengzijianii:
GGACACAGCGCAGAATTACATCACGACGATGGCGGTGACCACCAACCCGTGTGCCGCGATCCACCGCCCGTCGAGCGTTTCCAGGCGTGATCCGTCGACGGTGTGCCCCGGCACGAGGATCCGCGATCGGAACGTCCCCGTCACTGCGCCGTCGTCGCCGCCCGCCCCGTCAGCGGGAGCGTCGGCCGTGACGGTGATATCCGCGTCCTCGAACCCGAGCCACCGCCGGGTGAGCGGATACCACGCCTTGTACGTGGCCTCCTTGGCGCTGAACAGCAGCCTGTCCAACCGCACCTGCGGGACGGCGGCGCCGTCCCGTGCGATCCGGTCGCGCTCCGCGGCCAGGCTCACGGACGCGAGGACCCCGTCCGGCAGGGGCCCGTTCTGCTCGGCGTCGATGCCCACCGACCGCACCCCCAGCGCGAAACCCACTGCGGCGGCCCGGTACCCGGCAGTGTGCGTCATGCTGCCCACGATGCCCCGAGGCCAGCGGGGCGCGCCCTTGTCGCCCTTCGGCAGGGCGACGGGCTCCACGCCGAGCCGCCCCATCGCCGTACGCGCGCAGTGTCGGACACTCGCGTACTCGGCCCGCCGGCGCTCCACCGCCCTGGATATCTGCTGCTGCTCCTCGGGGAACAGGGTGATGCCCGGCGGGTCCGTGAACAGCTCCGCGGCCTCCACACCCCCCGGCAGGATCGCCTCGATCATCCGCGCAGCCTGGCCCTGAGCCGTTCGAACTCGGCCTCCTGCGCGGCGCTGACCGGAAAATGGCCACCCCACTTGTTGAGATCGCCGGGGCGGTATTCCGGATCGGGCAGGATCTGCCGCAGCACCGGTTCCTGCAGACCGCGCCTGCGCCATTCCCGCGGGTACCCCACCGACACCTCCTCGAACCGGACTCCGTCGTAATAGGTGGTGCGTGGAATGTGCAGATGCCCGTAGACCATGCACGCGGCCCGGTAGCGCCGATGCCAGTCCGCCGTCGCGTCCGTGCCGCACCACATGGAGAACTCCGGGTGCATCAGCACATGCGTGGGCTCACGCACCAGCGGGAAGTGGTTGATCAGGACCGTCGGAAGGTCCGGGTCCAGCGCGTCGAGGCGGCGTCGGGTCTCCCGCACGCGTGCCGCACACCAGGCCTCTCGGGTGGCGTACGGCTGCGGAGAGAGCAGGAACTCGTCGGTGGCGACCACGCCGCGCTCGCGGCCCGCCGCCAGCCCCGCCGCCTTGTCGGACGCGCCGGTGGGCAACCAGCTGTAGTCGTAGAGCAGGAACATCGGCACGACGACGGCGGGGCCGCCCTCGCCTTCCCACACCGGGTACGGGTCCTCCGGGGTGACGACGCCGATCTCGCGGCAATCGCGCACCAGGCGTTCGTACAGGTCCACCCCGTGCAGCTGAACCGGGTCCTTGGCGGTGGTCCACAGCTCGTGATTGCCGGGCGTCCAGACGACCTTGGCGAACCTGCCAG
This window contains:
- a CDS encoding 4'-phosphopantetheinyl transferase family protein; translation: MIEAILPGGVEAAELFTDPPGITLFPEEQQQISRAVERRRAEYASVRHCARTAMGRLGVEPVALPKGDKGAPRWPRGIVGSMTHTAGYRAAAVGFALGVRSVGIDAEQNGPLPDGVLASVSLAAERDRIARDGAAVPQVRLDRLLFSAKEATYKAWYPLTRRWLGFEDADITVTADAPADGAGGDDGAVTGTFRSRILVPGHTVDGSRLETLDGRWIAAHGLVVTAIVVM
- a CDS encoding metallophosphoesterase family protein, with protein sequence MGRLLAVSDLHVGHRGNRPVTDGLWPGSDDDWLIVAGDVAERTDEVAETLELLAGRFAKVVWTPGNHELWTTAKDPVQLHGVDLYERLVRDCREIGVVTPEDPYPVWEGEGGPAVVVPMFLLYDYSWLPTGASDKAAGLAAGRERGVVATDEFLLSPQPYATREAWCAARVRETRRRLDALDPDLPTVLINHFPLVREPTHVLMHPEFSMWCGTDATADWHRRYRAACMVYGHLHIPRTTYYDGVRFEEVSVGYPREWRRRGLQEPVLRQILPDPEYRPGDLNKWGGHFPVSAAQEAEFERLRARLRG